In Sphingomonas crocodyli, a genomic segment contains:
- a CDS encoding helix-turn-helix domain-containing protein, with the protein MEQLLSRLRRMLRGAGWTQAALAIELGVGPATIKRWLHGRGLSVQMLGRLCALAHTSLAELADDCGNRSQGQDDLTLAQEEALTRDANLSTIFFLIVNGWPLSEATEGFRIPADEADRHVERLERLALIDRLPGGRVRARLRPDHKWQRAPMRRHFDQHLKPLFFSMDYGDPEAMFGAETQKLSPTGVARLRELIETFRGDVRAIAMEDRRTATLPGQWYAVLAVARTLWPKRR; encoded by the coding sequence ATGGAGCAACTCCTGTCGCGTCTGCGACGAATGTTGCGCGGCGCTGGCTGGACGCAGGCGGCGCTGGCGATCGAACTGGGCGTCGGCCCGGCCACGATCAAACGCTGGCTGCACGGGCGCGGCCTTTCGGTGCAGATGCTCGGCCGCCTGTGCGCGCTGGCGCATACCAGCCTCGCCGAACTGGCCGACGATTGCGGCAACCGATCGCAGGGGCAGGACGATCTCACGCTCGCGCAGGAAGAGGCGCTGACGCGTGATGCCAATCTGTCGACGATCTTCTTCCTGATCGTCAACGGCTGGCCGCTGTCCGAGGCGACCGAAGGCTTCCGTATTCCGGCTGACGAAGCCGATCGCCACGTCGAACGGCTGGAGCGGCTCGCGCTGATCGATCGCCTGCCCGGCGGGCGGGTGCGCGCGCGGTTGCGCCCCGATCATAAATGGCAACGCGCGCCGATGCGGCGGCATTTCGATCAGCATCTCAAACCACTGTTCTTCTCGATGGACTATGGCGATCCCGAAGCGATGTTCGGCGCCGAAACGCAGAAACTCTCCCCGACGGGCGTCGCCAGACTGCGCGAACTGATCGAGACGTTTCGGGGCGATGTCCGCGCGATTGCGATGGAGGATCGGCGCACCGCCACCTTGCCCGGCCAATGGTATGCGGTGCTCGCGGTTGCCCGCACCTTGTGGCCGAAAAGGCGCTGA
- a CDS encoding TonB-dependent receptor: MRFSTLALCGVSVLATAAHAEQAGPPLDNTSLEEIVVTAQRREESLQKVPVAVTAISSEQLDQMRITNVKNLAGLAPSLQINTQGLASNPTIIIRGIASGTSNNAVDPKVGIYLDGVYIGRTVGSVFDLADIQRVEVLRGPQGTLFGRNATSGAISLVSAAPKGEWGLKATGSYGNYDAWRGKAVLDLPAFGPFTVKLAYLHDQIDGDYTNLIGGKTFNLSLRDPSFGTQTYAKKLGGRNIDGGQIAVRGEFGSLVTDYRFDYTDSRSVARPAQNFGVIPDQSGQILAPIFALQPLFGGITNTSPTRLRAVANATSEEHVVTQGHSFTMTLNATDRLTVKSITAYRKFRQDPNLFDLASTGGLRFTFAQFGALITPGLTPAQIQGALFAPANIPGPNDYFFSLLAARKTSQRQFSQEVQFQIDGDNYDLTTGVFYFHERSPATDILGVLQPMPGGVNVPSPLDAAFGSGVTRTLAINDSWAGYGQLTYHLTDTFDVTAGLRGTIDDRENVISSVSGAQGGQLGVGTYKVSYKRLTYTGIATWRPNSDATVYAKVSSGYVAGGILSGIAYKPETLLAYEVGAKTQLFNNRLRLNASAYISDYKDLQTQNFINGRQFFDNAGKADIKGFELEAEWLPVRGLMLSGNIGYADLNYKTFILNGVDVASFARTTYSSKWTGRLSAQYDAPDMGNGMHLQGRAEGRYRSHYFLTSTPQRNILNGQTVLEEFNRRPGYWLVDGRFGLVDIPVGGAKASVSAFGQNLFDKKIVSFGASVLALSGTYERGRTYGVELGFAF, from the coding sequence ATGCGTTTCAGCACCCTCGCGCTCTGCGGCGTGTCCGTTCTGGCCACCGCAGCGCACGCCGAACAGGCGGGGCCGCCGCTCGACAACACATCGCTCGAAGAAATCGTCGTGACCGCACAGCGGCGCGAGGAAAGCCTGCAGAAGGTTCCCGTCGCCGTCACCGCGATCAGCAGCGAACAGCTCGATCAGATGCGGATCACCAACGTCAAAAATCTGGCGGGCCTCGCCCCCAGCCTGCAGATCAATACGCAGGGCCTTGCGTCCAACCCGACGATCATCATCCGCGGCATCGCATCGGGCACGTCGAACAATGCGGTCGATCCGAAGGTCGGCATCTATCTCGACGGCGTCTATATCGGCCGCACGGTCGGCTCGGTGTTCGATCTGGCCGATATCCAGCGGGTCGAGGTGCTGCGTGGTCCGCAGGGCACCCTGTTCGGCCGTAATGCCACGTCGGGCGCGATCAGCCTCGTCTCCGCCGCGCCCAAGGGCGAATGGGGGCTGAAGGCCACCGGATCCTACGGCAATTACGATGCGTGGCGCGGCAAGGCGGTGCTCGATCTGCCCGCCTTCGGCCCCTTCACCGTCAAGCTCGCCTATCTCCACGATCAGATCGACGGCGACTATACCAACCTGATCGGCGGCAAGACGTTCAACCTGTCGCTGCGCGATCCGTCTTTCGGCACGCAGACCTATGCGAAGAAGCTGGGCGGCCGGAATATCGACGGCGGCCAGATCGCGGTGCGCGGCGAGTTCGGATCGCTCGTCACCGATTACCGCTTCGATTATACGGACTCGCGCTCGGTCGCGCGCCCTGCGCAGAATTTCGGCGTGATCCCCGATCAGTCGGGTCAGATCCTCGCGCCGATCTTCGCGCTTCAGCCTTTGTTCGGGGGCATCACCAACACATCGCCCACCCGGCTTCGCGCGGTCGCCAATGCGACCAGCGAGGAACATGTGGTGACGCAGGGCCACAGCTTCACGATGACGCTGAACGCGACCGATCGTCTGACGGTCAAGAGCATCACCGCCTATCGCAAGTTCCGGCAGGATCCGAACCTGTTCGATCTCGCCTCGACCGGCGGCCTGCGTTTCACCTTCGCGCAGTTCGGCGCGCTGATCACACCGGGGCTCACCCCCGCGCAGATCCAGGGCGCCTTGTTCGCGCCCGCTAACATCCCCGGCCCGAACGATTACTTCTTCTCGCTGCTGGCGGCGCGCAAGACCAGCCAGCGGCAGTTCAGCCAGGAGGTTCAGTTCCAGATCGACGGCGACAATTACGATTTGACCACGGGCGTCTTCTATTTCCACGAACGATCGCCCGCGACCGACATTCTGGGCGTGCTCCAGCCGATGCCGGGCGGCGTGAACGTGCCGAGCCCGCTCGACGCCGCATTCGGCAGCGGCGTTACCCGCACGCTGGCGATCAACGACAGCTGGGCGGGCTACGGCCAGCTCACCTACCACCTGACCGACACGTTCGACGTGACCGCGGGTCTGCGCGGCACGATCGACGATCGTGAGAACGTCATCTCGTCGGTGTCGGGTGCGCAGGGCGGTCAGCTGGGTGTTGGCACCTACAAGGTCTCGTACAAGCGGCTCACCTATACCGGCATCGCGACCTGGCGGCCGAACAGCGACGCCACCGTCTATGCCAAGGTGTCCAGCGGCTATGTCGCGGGCGGCATCCTGAGCGGTATCGCCTACAAGCCCGAAACGCTGCTGGCCTACGAAGTGGGCGCGAAGACGCAGCTGTTCAACAACCGGCTGCGCCTGAACGCCTCGGCCTATATCAGCGACTATAAGGATCTGCAGACGCAGAACTTCATCAACGGGCGCCAATTCTTCGACAATGCCGGTAAGGCCGACATCAAGGGCTTCGAACTGGAGGCCGAATGGCTGCCGGTGCGCGGCCTGATGCTCAGCGGGAACATCGGCTATGCGGACCTGAACTATAAGACGTTCATCCTGAACGGCGTCGACGTCGCCAGCTTCGCGCGCACGACCTACAGCTCGAAATGGACCGGCCGGCTGAGCGCGCAATATGATGCGCCCGATATGGGCAATGGCATGCACCTGCAGGGCCGGGCCGAGGGGCGCTATCGCAGCCACTATTTCCTGACGTCCACCCCGCAACGGAACATCCTGAACGGGCAAACGGTGCTGGAAGAGTTCAACCGGCGGCCGGGCTACTGGCTGGTCGACGGCCGCTTCGGGCTGGTCGACATTCCGGTCGGCGGCGCGAAGGCGTCGGTTTCGGCCTTCGGTCAGAACCTGTTCGACAAGAAGATCGTGTCGTTCGGTGCATCGGTGCTGGCGCTGTCCGGCACCTATGAGCGCGGACGCACGTACGGCGTCGAACTCGGCTTCGCATTTTGA
- a CDS encoding TonB-dependent receptor translates to MDKVTLLARPALIALAVASTSAFAQTAPTTPAAQSDEGVATLQDIVVTARRTSESLQKTPIAITALDNKTLEKMNVQSVDKVAQVAPNLIISQQSSSLSAASITIRGIGQTDPSLGLDTAVGIYLDGVYVARSAGSLFDLVDVERIEVLRGPQGTLFGRNTTGGAIQLLSKKPQDEFGVSAKVGYGTRRNISGKVRIDTGEFGDSGLSASATYLHRERNGYFDNLLTPKRKDPGSLNVDAFGLGLRGDFGAFQFNYAFDWDDRTGASAFFQTVALSPDARTYYGRSAGLGGAPLQFIGAGVRLNSGLQQPSGLPGNNYGSQTRSQGHSLTASYEVSDAFTIKSITGYRKLLMKNSLSLSGQGDLKGRVLDFTSPTLTSIKSVSPYNGFNSPQRQRQFSEELQLLGNTGDFSYVLGAYYFRERVSENNNQNLTLVLSPFALPFLGIPTAVRDALVAQNIDLIGLNTSPLAAYRQTSKSYAAFGQLSWKPQALDEKLEVTGGIRYTKDKKATTIANATNGVPNASNTSQGISFENTAFLGSLSYQVAPSALVYAKGSTGYKSGGFNPRADGICTAPTATGACPGGVYRLNSFKPEKLTSYEAGAKLDLFDRHLRINAAAFLSKYDDLQVPQFAAGSGGATTLLVNAGKAEFKGVELEITALPARGLTLSGSMGYTDPKYKQFLFLNPNTNTVSDIAATARFPNVAKFNSNLAADYTFAPMSMGVLSARVAYAYRSKIFYHPNDAVNPFQRDIAGPATNTVSARIALSEIALGGRAKGEIALSGDNLLNEDQVMYGIDFGSLGFGGQLYAEPRRFLVEFKVDF, encoded by the coding sequence ATGGACAAAGTGACTCTTCTCGCGCGTCCGGCGCTGATCGCGCTGGCCGTCGCCAGCACGAGTGCGTTCGCGCAAACCGCACCGACCACACCGGCCGCGCAATCGGATGAAGGCGTGGCCACCCTGCAGGACATCGTCGTCACCGCGCGCCGCACATCGGAATCGCTTCAGAAGACGCCGATCGCGATCACCGCGCTCGACAACAAGACGCTCGAGAAGATGAACGTCCAGTCGGTCGACAAGGTCGCGCAGGTCGCGCCGAACCTGATCATCAGCCAACAATCCTCGTCGCTGTCCGCCGCGTCGATCACCATTCGCGGCATCGGCCAGACCGATCCGTCGCTCGGCCTCGACACCGCCGTCGGCATCTATCTCGACGGCGTCTATGTCGCGCGCAGCGCCGGCTCGCTGTTCGATCTGGTCGACGTGGAGCGGATCGAGGTGCTGCGCGGTCCGCAGGGCACATTGTTCGGCCGCAACACGACCGGCGGCGCGATCCAGCTGCTGTCGAAGAAGCCGCAGGACGAGTTCGGCGTGTCGGCCAAGGTCGGCTACGGCACCCGCCGCAACATTTCGGGCAAGGTCCGCATCGACACCGGCGAGTTCGGCGATTCCGGCCTCTCCGCCTCGGCCACCTATCTGCACCGCGAACGCAACGGCTATTTCGACAATTTGCTCACCCCAAAGCGCAAGGATCCGGGCTCGCTGAACGTCGACGCATTCGGGCTGGGCCTGCGCGGTGATTTCGGCGCGTTCCAGTTCAACTATGCGTTCGATTGGGACGATCGCACCGGTGCCTCGGCCTTCTTCCAGACGGTCGCGCTCAGCCCCGACGCGCGCACTTATTATGGCCGCTCCGCCGGCCTGGGCGGCGCGCCGCTCCAGTTCATCGGCGCGGGCGTGCGCCTGAACTCGGGCCTCCAGCAGCCGAGCGGCCTGCCGGGCAACAATTACGGATCGCAGACGCGCAGCCAGGGCCACAGCCTGACCGCATCCTACGAAGTGTCGGATGCCTTCACGATCAAGTCGATCACCGGCTACCGCAAGCTGCTAATGAAGAACTCGCTGTCGCTGTCCGGCCAGGGCGACCTGAAGGGCCGCGTGCTCGATTTCACATCGCCCACGCTCACCTCGATCAAATCGGTGTCGCCCTATAACGGCTTCAATTCGCCGCAGCGCCAGCGCCAGTTTTCGGAAGAGTTGCAGCTGCTCGGCAATACTGGCGACTTCTCCTACGTGCTGGGCGCCTATTATTTCCGCGAGCGCGTGTCGGAGAATAACAACCAGAATCTGACGCTGGTTCTGTCGCCGTTCGCCTTGCCGTTCCTCGGCATACCGACGGCGGTGCGCGATGCGCTGGTCGCGCAGAATATCGACCTGATCGGCCTCAACACATCGCCGCTCGCCGCCTATCGCCAGACGTCCAAATCCTACGCCGCGTTCGGGCAGCTGAGCTGGAAGCCGCAGGCGCTGGACGAGAAGCTCGAGGTGACCGGCGGCATCCGTTACACCAAGGACAAGAAGGCCACGACGATCGCCAACGCGACCAACGGCGTGCCCAACGCATCGAACACGTCGCAGGGGATCAGCTTCGAGAATACCGCATTCCTGGGCTCGCTCAGCTATCAGGTCGCGCCGTCTGCTTTGGTCTATGCCAAGGGTTCGACCGGCTATAAATCGGGCGGGTTTAATCCGCGCGCCGACGGCATCTGCACCGCGCCGACGGCGACGGGCGCCTGCCCCGGCGGCGTCTATCGGCTCAATTCGTTCAAGCCGGAAAAGCTGACCTCCTACGAAGCCGGTGCGAAGCTGGACCTGTTCGACCGGCATCTGCGCATCAACGCGGCGGCGTTCCTGAGCAAATATGACGATCTGCAGGTGCCGCAATTCGCGGCGGGCAGCGGCGGCGCCACGACATTGCTGGTCAATGCGGGCAAGGCCGAGTTCAAGGGCGTCGAACTGGAAATCACCGCGCTTCCCGCGCGAGGGCTGACGCTGTCGGGATCGATGGGCTACACCGATCCGAAGTATAAGCAGTTCCTGTTCCTGAACCCCAACACCAACACGGTCAGCGATATCGCGGCGACCGCGCGCTTCCCGAACGTGGCCAAGTTCAATTCGAACCTGGCGGCCGACTATACCTTTGCGCCGATGAGCATGGGCGTGTTGTCGGCACGGGTCGCTTATGCCTATCGCAGCAAGATCTTCTACCATCCCAACGATGCGGTGAACCCGTTCCAGCGGGACATTGCCGGCCCGGCGACGAACACGGTCAGCGCGCGCATCGCGCTGAGCGAGATTGCTCTGGGTGGACGGGCCAAGGGTGAGATCGCGCTCTCGGGCGACAATCTGCTGAACGAGGATCAGGTGATGTACGGCATCGACTTCGGTTCGCTCGGTTTCGGCGGGCAGCTCTATGCCGAACCGCGCCGCTTCCTCGTCGAGTTCAAGGTCGACTTCTGA
- a CDS encoding glucose 1-dehydrogenase produces the protein MASQFDGKVALVTGAGGGIGRATAIAFAREGARVVVSDLPGDAGAETVSMIASAGGEARFIPCNVADEQAVDALIAGTVDAFGRLDVAFNNAGVNLEDDMWDNPVAFERTLAVNLAGVAACIRAEVRQMLAQGSGGAIVNTSSINGITGSPQVGYVASKHAVIGLTRSAALTYARASIRVNAVCPGAVRTPMTAKFDAMPEIRAAIEQMTPMGRIAQPEEIASAVLWLCSDGASFVTGHPLVIDGGATAQ, from the coding sequence ATGGCATCGCAATTTGACGGAAAGGTCGCGCTGGTGACGGGCGCGGGCGGCGGGATCGGGCGTGCGACGGCGATCGCTTTCGCGCGCGAAGGGGCGCGCGTGGTGGTCTCGGATCTGCCGGGCGATGCGGGCGCGGAAACGGTGTCCATGATCGCGTCGGCCGGGGGCGAAGCGCGCTTCATCCCCTGCAACGTCGCGGATGAACAGGCGGTCGACGCGCTGATCGCCGGGACGGTCGATGCCTTCGGTCGGCTCGATGTCGCGTTCAACAATGCCGGCGTCAATCTGGAAGACGATATGTGGGACAACCCGGTCGCCTTCGAACGCACGCTCGCGGTCAATCTGGCGGGCGTCGCCGCGTGCATCCGGGCCGAAGTGCGTCAGATGCTGGCGCAGGGATCGGGCGGCGCGATTGTCAACACGTCGTCGATCAACGGCATCACCGGATCGCCGCAGGTGGGCTATGTCGCGTCCAAACATGCGGTGATCGGCCTTACCCGATCGGCGGCGCTGACTTACGCGCGCGCGAGCATTCGCGTGAATGCGGTCTGCCCCGGCGCGGTGCGCACGCCGATGACGGCCAAGTTCGATGCCATGCCGGAAATCCGCGCCGCGATCGAGCAGATGACCCCGATGGGTCGCATCGCCCAGCCCGAGGAGATCGCTTCGGCGGTCCTCTGGCTCTGTTCGGATGGCGCCAGCTTCGTGACCGGCCATCCGCTGGTCATCGACGGCGGCGCGACGGCGCAGTGA
- a CDS encoding FAD-dependent oxidoreductase, translating into MARGSNSHPALLSEGRIGSMVLKNRMIVTAMGVSLSEADGTVGDRLIDYHVAQAKGGAGMIITGVTGVAWPVGGVSPNQTAISDDRFLPGLTRLADAVHAGGAKIAAQLHHGGLVAAYSALDGHPLWAPAIPPGVSADFIQYFLPEEIAAFIGDGTMPSIKVMDEDDIALAIRQFADAAVRAKKAGFDGVEVHGGHGYLLSAFVSPVTNSRTDGYGGKTAPERARLLIEVVRAVRAAIGPDFPMWVKIDSREVGKEGGITIDDARAIAPLIEAAGADAITVSAYHDIGQAKLHSASNIPHEPGAHLESAKAIKETLRIPVIASGRLEMDVADKVLARGGFDFLAMGRKLLADPELPNKLAEGRIGDVRPCIYCYTCVSNIYIRVPVRCAVRPETAYEGQDWLPKHDKRRVVVIGGGPGGMEAARRLDLGGDEVILLEKADRLGGTLRFAGLAYEPNERLLDWLRGQIDASSVDVRLGTEATVDLVTSLRPDRVLVATGAVRDMPPIPGAEHDHVFSGDDMRAMMFGESTDALKRKTSWTTRLATKVGAATGATANLDLVRKATRSWMPLGQKIVIIGGELVGCELAEFLVERGRDVTIVGDAVRFGGGLTAVRRMRLLPELAEHGVAMFPGSRDIAIDKDAVRFVDGNGAAQAVPADHVIVAMGAHGDTSLADQLTAAGLTVRSYGDATGVSYIEGAIRGAAEAVAAG; encoded by the coding sequence ATGGCGCGCGGCAGCAACAGCCATCCCGCCCTTTTGTCCGAAGGGCGGATCGGATCGATGGTTCTCAAGAACCGGATGATCGTCACCGCGATGGGCGTCAGCCTGTCGGAAGCGGACGGCACGGTCGGCGATCGGCTGATCGATTATCATGTCGCGCAGGCCAAGGGCGGGGCGGGGATGATCATCACCGGCGTCACCGGGGTCGCCTGGCCGGTGGGCGGCGTATCGCCCAACCAGACCGCGATTTCGGACGATCGCTTCCTTCCCGGCCTCACCCGGCTGGCCGATGCGGTTCACGCGGGCGGCGCGAAGATTGCCGCGCAGCTCCATCATGGCGGGCTGGTCGCGGCCTATTCGGCGCTCGACGGGCATCCGCTCTGGGCGCCCGCGATCCCGCCGGGCGTCAGCGCCGACTTCATCCAATATTTCCTGCCCGAAGAAATCGCCGCCTTCATCGGCGACGGCACGATGCCGTCGATCAAGGTGATGGACGAGGATGATATCGCGCTCGCCATCCGCCAGTTCGCCGACGCCGCCGTCCGCGCCAAGAAAGCGGGCTTCGACGGGGTCGAAGTGCATGGCGGGCACGGCTATCTGCTGTCCGCCTTCGTCTCGCCCGTCACCAACAGCCGCACCGACGGCTATGGCGGCAAGACCGCACCCGAACGCGCCCGCCTGCTGATCGAGGTGGTCCGCGCCGTCCGCGCCGCGATCGGCCCCGATTTCCCGATGTGGGTGAAGATCGACAGTCGTGAGGTCGGCAAGGAAGGCGGCATCACGATCGACGATGCGCGCGCGATCGCGCCGCTGATCGAGGCGGCGGGCGCCGACGCGATCACCGTCAGCGCCTATCACGATATCGGCCAGGCCAAGCTCCATTCCGCATCGAACATCCCGCACGAACCCGGCGCGCACCTGGAATCCGCCAAGGCGATCAAGGAGACTTTGCGTATCCCCGTCATCGCCTCGGGCCGGCTGGAAATGGATGTCGCGGACAAGGTGCTGGCGCGCGGCGGGTTCGATTTCTTGGCGATGGGGCGCAAGCTGCTCGCCGATCCCGAACTGCCCAACAAGCTGGCCGAAGGGCGCATCGGCGACGTGCGCCCGTGCATCTATTGCTACACCTGCGTCAGCAACATCTACATCCGCGTGCCGGTGCGCTGCGCGGTGCGGCCGGAGACGGCCTATGAAGGGCAGGATTGGCTGCCGAAACATGACAAGCGCCGCGTCGTCGTGATCGGCGGCGGGCCGGGCGGGATGGAGGCGGCGCGCCGGCTCGATCTGGGCGGAGACGAGGTGATCCTGCTCGAAAAGGCCGATCGGCTCGGCGGCACCTTGCGCTTCGCGGGTCTCGCCTACGAACCCAATGAACGGCTGCTCGATTGGCTGCGCGGGCAGATCGATGCATCGTCGGTCGACGTGCGGCTGGGCACCGAGGCGACGGTCGATCTGGTCACGTCGCTGCGGCCCGATCGCGTCCTTGTCGCGACCGGCGCGGTGCGCGATATGCCGCCGATCCCCGGCGCGGAACACGATCATGTCTTCAGCGGGGATGACATGCGCGCGATGATGTTCGGCGAGAGCACCGACGCGCTCAAGCGCAAGACCAGCTGGACGACGCGCCTCGCGACCAAGGTGGGGGCCGCAACCGGCGCCACCGCCAATCTCGATCTGGTTCGCAAGGCGACGCGCAGCTGGATGCCGCTGGGCCAGAAGATCGTGATCATCGGCGGCGAACTGGTCGGCTGCGAACTCGCCGAATTCCTGGTCGAGCGCGGGCGCGACGTGACGATCGTGGGCGATGCCGTCCGCTTCGGCGGCGGGCTGACCGCCGTGCGCCGGATGCGGCTGCTGCCCGAACTTGCCGAACATGGCGTCGCGATGTTCCCCGGATCGCGCGACATCGCGATCGACAAGGATGCGGTGCGCTTCGTCGACGGCAATGGCGCGGCGCAGGCGGTGCCGGCCGATCATGTCATCGTCGCGATGGGCGCGCATGGCGACACGAGTCTGGCCGATCAGCTGACCGCCGCCGGGCTGACGGTGCGGAGCTACGGCGACGCGACGGGCGTGAGTTACATCGAAGGCGCGATACGGGGCGCAGCCGAGGCGGTTGCCGCAGGCTGA
- a CDS encoding SDR family oxidoreductase, with protein MLLKDKVIIISGVGPGMGQSLARIAAAEGAKVGLGARNKAFIDGVADEIRAAGGEAVAVPTDVTSADQCRALAAATEKAFGRIDGLVNSAYIHGPWQTTDEVDVAEFAAVYDVNCAGALRMAQACLPALKASKGAIVNVSTQSTVDPFPGEGAYGTAKGGLNALTRHMAKDFGRHGIRVNLTRMGWIGGAPVYGYIDSQVAAGRDRGEVVGEITARIALGIIPPEEDCAKAVLFLVSDYSKVMSGASVDVNGGQYMAP; from the coding sequence ATGCTTTTGAAAGACAAGGTCATCATCATCAGCGGCGTCGGGCCGGGCATGGGGCAATCGCTTGCCCGGATCGCCGCAGCGGAGGGCGCGAAGGTCGGCCTCGGCGCGCGCAACAAGGCGTTTATCGACGGGGTCGCGGACGAAATCCGCGCAGCAGGCGGGGAGGCGGTTGCCGTCCCCACCGACGTCACCAGCGCCGACCAATGCCGCGCGCTGGCGGCGGCGACAGAGAAGGCGTTCGGCCGGATCGATGGCCTCGTCAACTCGGCCTATATCCACGGCCCCTGGCAGACGACCGACGAGGTCGACGTGGCCGAGTTCGCCGCGGTCTATGACGTCAACTGCGCCGGTGCGCTCCGCATGGCGCAGGCGTGCCTGCCCGCGCTCAAGGCGAGCAAGGGCGCGATCGTCAACGTCTCGACCCAATCGACCGTCGATCCCTTTCCGGGCGAAGGCGCCTACGGCACCGCCAAGGGCGGCCTCAACGCGCTGACCCGGCACATGGCGAAGGATTTCGGCCGCCACGGCATTCGCGTAAACCTGACCCGCATGGGCTGGATCGGCGGCGCACCGGTCTATGGCTATATCGACAGCCAGGTCGCCGCCGGCCGCGACCGCGGCGAAGTCGTCGGGGAGATCACCGCCCGCATCGCGCTGGGCATCATCCCGCCCGAGGAGGATTGCGCCAAGGCCGTCCTGTTCCTCGTCTCCGATTATTCGAAGGTGATGAGCGGCGCCTCGGTCGACGTGAATGGCGGCCAGTACATGGCGCCGTAA
- a CDS encoding nuclear transport factor 2 family protein encodes MMSLQEMSDRLEIQDLFARYSFAIDDRNWDALDSVFTPDAAIDYTETGGAKGNVTEIKAWLPTVLGNFPKYQHMVATTQLTLDGDRAKSRTILFNPMVMKAGDGGTQTFFIGLWYRDELVRTPDGWRIASRYEEMAYSHNAPMMQASA; translated from the coding sequence ATGATGTCATTGCAGGAAATGTCGGATCGGCTGGAGATCCAGGATCTGTTCGCGCGCTACAGCTTCGCGATCGACGATCGCAACTGGGATGCGCTCGACAGCGTGTTCACCCCCGATGCCGCGATCGACTATACCGAGACGGGCGGCGCGAAGGGGAATGTCACCGAGATCAAGGCGTGGCTGCCCACGGTTCTCGGCAACTTCCCAAAATATCAGCACATGGTCGCGACGACCCAGCTGACGCTCGACGGCGATCGCGCGAAAAGCCGGACGATCCTGTTCAACCCGATGGTGATGAAGGCGGGGGACGGCGGAACGCAGACCTTCTTCATCGGCCTGTGGTATCGCGACGAACTCGTCCGTACGCCCGACGGCTGGCGCATCGCATCGCGCTATGAGGAGATGGCCTATAGCCACAATGCGCCGATGATGCAGGCGTCCGCCTAA
- a CDS encoding nuclear transport factor 2 family protein: MTYTLQQLSDFEDIRTLKHRYFRGIDTADLALLDTLFTDDLVVEYRGGDYCVKLTGRTDMVEFLANSFNAQAVAMHHGHMPEIELTGPDSATGIWYLEDIFISLGQRRHTMGSAIYRDVYRREDGRWKIARTEYDRIIEVVRPLGPDERITAHHLAKAGRPTDQVRDISHLISFT, translated from the coding sequence ATGACCTACACGCTTCAGCAGCTTTCGGATTTCGAGGATATCCGCACCCTCAAGCATCGCTATTTCCGGGGGATCGACACCGCCGATCTGGCGCTGCTCGACACCTTGTTCACCGACGATCTGGTGGTCGAATATCGCGGCGGGGATTATTGCGTGAAGCTGACCGGGCGGACGGACATGGTCGAGTTCCTTGCCAACAGTTTCAACGCGCAGGCGGTGGCGATGCACCACGGCCATATGCCCGAGATCGAGCTGACCGGCCCCGACAGCGCCACGGGCATCTGGTATCTGGAGGATATCTTCATCTCGCTGGGCCAGCGGCGGCACACGATGGGCAGCGCGATCTACCGCGACGTCTATCGGCGCGAGGACGGGCGCTGGAAGATCGCGCGTACCGAATATGATCGCATCATCGAGGTCGTGCGCCCGCTCGGCCCCGACGAACGGATCACCGCGCACCATCTGGCCAAAGCGGGGCGGCCGACCGATCAGGTGCGCGATATCTCGCACCTGATCAGCTTCACTTAG